In the Aridibaculum aurantiacum genome, CTTTTGTTGAAGTTCAGTTTGCTGACTATATCTATCCCGGCCTCAATCAACTGGTGACGGAGATATCAAAATCCAACTACCTGAGCAATGGCAAGTACCCAATAAGCATGGTGCTGCGTGTGCCAATAGGTGCTTATGGTGGTGGTGGTCCATATCATAGTGGCAGCGTAGAGAGCACCTTGCTTACCATCAAAGGCATTAAGGTGTGCTATCCTTCCAATGCTGCTGATATGAAAGGTTTGTTGAAGGCGGCTTATTACGATCCTAATCCGGTGGTAATGCTGGAGCATAAAGGGCTTTATTGGAGTAAAGTTCCAGGAACGGAAGACGCCAAAACCATAGAGCCTGCTGCCGATTATGTGCTGCCATTAGGTAAAGGAAATATTGTGCTGCACGCCAGTGAAGAGAAGGTGGCATCAGGTGAAACAGCTTGTGTTATTACTTACGGTATGGGTGTTTACTGGGCAAAAGCAGCCGCAGCTAAACTGCCAGGGCAGGTAGAGATAATAGACCTGCGCACCTTATCTCCACTGGATGAAGAGCTGGTAGAAGAAGCGGTAAAGCGACATGGCAAATGCTTGTTACTTACAGAAGAGCAATTGACAAATTCATTCATACAAGCGCTTGCACATCGTGTTACAAAAAACTGCTGGCAATACCTTGATGCACCCATCGAAACCATGGGCGCACTTGATCTTCCTGCTGTACCTATTAACCTTGTGCTCGAAGCAGCTATGCTGCCTACTGCTGATAAAGTTTATGAAAAGCTGGTGGAACTATTGAAGGCCTGAAAAACAAAGAGCCGATCGGTATCGTAACTATGTTATCTATGACATTATGTCCCTATGTGTTGAATAAGGATTGTTAACACATAGAGACATAGGTACAGTAGAGCACATAGAATAGTATTAATAATCTTTTGAGGCAGTTAACGTTGATCATCTCCTATGTTATCTATTATCCTTGATCCTATGTGTTGAATGAGGATCTATAACACATAGAGACATAGGTACAGTAGGGCACATAGATACTTATAAACTTTTGAGGCATTTAACGTTCATCATCATTCCTATGTTATCTATCATCCTATGAACCTATGTGTTGAAAAAGGAGTTGTAACACATAGTGTCATAGGTACAGTAGGGCAAATAGAATACTTATAAACTTTTAAGGCATTTAACGTTCATCATCCTTCCTATTTTATCCATCATTATATGATCCTATGTGTTGAATGAGGATTTATAACACATAGAATCATAGGTACAGTAGGGCACATAGTTATTTACTGTTCCTTATTTGCTGCTACGTAAATAAATCGAACACAAAGCCTTCATCTTCCACCACTGTCCAGCTGCCTTCATCTATCTCAGCTTGTAGCTCGCCGGTATCCCAACCACAATAGCCAATAAAGATCTTGATGTCTTTTGTGCTGATACTTCTGCTGCTGATTCCTTCAATGACTTGTTTGAAGCTACCACCTATGAAGAGACCATTTGCTACCGGTTCTCCGCCTTCCACAAGGTCTGGCCGTTGGTGAATAAAAAACACGTGTTCCTGGTCTACAGGTCCACCACTATACAATGGAAAAGGTGGCAGATGTTGATATTCCTCCAGCTCATTCAGGTTTCTTGAAAATGGCTTGTTTAGCATAAAACCTACGGCACCATCATCATTGAGTTCAGTAACTAATATAATAGCATCTTCAAATACTGTTGCTTCAAGTGCTTGCGTGCTTTTAATGATCGTTCCTGCCTTTAGTTTCATATTGGCAATATAAGGGGAAATCAAAGGTGACAGTGACTTAGATGAAGGTAGAAATTTTCACTACTTTCAATACTCAAAAACCAGGACATGGAACAAAATAATTTTGTACAAAATCCTACTAAAAAACAGGCTATAGTTGTGTTTTCTGTTTGGTTGTTTGGTATTACCTGTAGCATGTTGGCTCAAACAAACCTGTTCACAAAAAATCCCTTCAAGGGTCCGGTTTTCAACCTTAATTTTTTGAACATCATTTCTACTATGGTGATGAATGTTGTTGTAGTGAATTATATAAGAAACCGTAGAAGAGCCAAAAATAAAGCGCAGCTATGAAGCAGTTATTTTTCCTACTCTTTATGATGGTTTTTTTTACCAGTTGCAACAACAGCAATGAACCAAAACAGGAAAATTCTCCTAGAGACACATTCGTTAAAAAAGATACTGAACCTCTGCGCGATACAGTGGAAGTGGATAAACCTGCTTCTAAGCCTTACAGCAACGAGCGCTTCAGGAACGTAACGGTTGAGAAAGTAGGAGAGAACGAATACCTGGTGAAGGGACAGGCACAGGTATTTGAAGCCTCATTTAGTTGGGTGATAGAAGATGGCCATAATGAGCTAAAGCAGGGGCATGAAATGACAGATGCCGGGGCACCAGCCTGGGGAAATTTTTCTTTTAGAGTTCAAGCCAAAAAGGAAAGATCGAATTCTGTTCTGCATCTTATATTATATGAAGCAAGTGCTAAAGATGGAAGCAGGCAGCATTTACTGCCTATTCCGCTTCGCTGATAATATCCCCTGATTTATCATCATCTAGCTTTATAGAAACGGTGCCATCATTTCTTTGTTGTAGTTATTGTTATCCCCATTTTATTATCTGAGATAACAGTGCAGAAATCTTTTTAGCACTAAAGGTCTCAGAAGATGTTGCTGGTGCACTTCCTCATTATTTTCATTCTTATATTGTTGTTTCGATTGCTGATGTAGCTGCTTAATTATTGACACCAAAACCCCTGAATATGAATCCTGTTTTACGGAACGTTCTTGCTTTTATTGCCGGCGTTGTTGTTGGAAGCATTGTTAACGGAGGGCTGATAATGATCAGCGGATCTGTTATTCCTCCTCCTGCCGGTGCCGATGTTACTACTACCGAAGGTCTGCAGGCTTCCATTCACCTGTTCGAGCCTAAGCACTTTATCTTCCCCTTTTTAGCACATGCAGTAGGCACTTTTGTGGGTGCATTGGTTGCTGGTAAACTGGCTGGAAACAGCAAAATGAAGATCGCGCTGGGAATAGGTTTCCTGTTCCTGGTGGGTGGTATCTCAAGCACATTTATGATACCTGCACCAACCTGGTTCATCGTGGTAGATCTTGTGTTTGCTTATATCCCTATGGCGTATATAGCAGGTAAACTGGTAGCAGGAAAACGTACTCCCGTGTATTCATGATTTCCCCAACAAAACTAACCTAAACCAATGGCCATGATAGAACAAGTAGAATTTTTATTTGATGATCAACTGGTAAATGCATTAATAAAATTGGTGAGAGGCGCAAAGACAAAACTGCTTCTTATAGCACCTTCCATTGATCTTGACGGAAGAATAGTTGATGCATTATATGAAAAGAAGGCGCTTCACAATTTCCAATTATTGGTTCTTTGTACTCAAAACCAGGAGACCAGGCAGTTAAACATTGAACCAAAAAGTTTGACTGTTTTAAAAGATTTTCCTGATGTAGAGTTACGTGTAAACAGCAGGCTGCAGGCTAAGTTTTACCTCAGCGATTTTGAGTATATCATGACGAGTTTGGACCTCTACAACTTCTCTACTACAAGTAATATAGAAGTAGGTATACGATCAGAATATGCATCGCGTGGTATACTGGGTAAAGCTTTGAATGTAACAGGCGACCTGATAGGGCAGGGCATAGATAAGGTGAAGCAGGATGTAATAGGCATGGAAAAAAATATTAGCCCGATAGAGAAGTTTCAGCAGGTTTTTGAAGCTTCAGAATTAAGATACAAGAACAGGCCATTGGTGGTAGAAAAAGGTGGCTTGAACGGATTGTTTGGAGGAAAAAAATTGCAAGGATATGATGTGCTGGTAAATGATCTTGAACCAACTGTTACTGCTGAACCTGTTATTGAACCAATTCCTGTAGCAGCTGAGCCTTCAGTGCAGGAAATAGCTGCAGAGCCAGTGAGGACAGAGAACCATCTTTCAGCAGCGCAACTGAGCAAAGCATTTGGTGTACAACCAAATGACATCAACAACCTAATGCAGCGGCGCGGCTTAATTCACAACGGTTATATTACACAATTAGGTAGTTCAAAAGGATTGATACAAGAAACAGCAATGGGAGAGACTTCAATACTGTTTCCAAAAGACCTGGAAGAACTAAATGAATTCAGGTTTTAGAGCATGTAGTAATTGAAACTTTTCTTATTCATCAACTAAACTTTTATGGATAACGCGACTTTATATTCCGCCTATTTTAAGAGCGATAGCGACTACTACCTTACAAGGCTACAGCAATACCGCGAAGGCCGAAAGATGTCCTTTAACGGCTATGCCTTCTTTTTTGGTGTTCTATGGTTCATGTATAGAAAGATGTATGTAGAGGCCTTCATCATTCTCTTCCTGATCATTGTTGAGGGAGTAATAGAAGAGGTGCTTTTGGAGTCGGCAGGTGTACCAGGTTCATCAGGTGTGAATGTTATATCTACCATTGTTATAGCGTCTATACTTGGTGTAATAGGTAACTCACTTTACATGAAGAAGGCGCAAAGGGTAGTAGCAAAGGCTAAAGAAGAAAATACTGATGAGCAAAGCATGCTACAATACCTGCAGGAGAAGGGAGGAACAAGCTATTCTTTCGTACTGTTGATCGTTGTTGTCATTGCTGCAGTTGTAGCTTATTTCTACTCATTAAACAACTGAGTTAGCAAATTCAGCGCTCATTTCACTGCAAAGGTTTTAAATAAAAAAGTGTCTGCCACTGAAATGGCAGACACTTTGTTTTCTTTGATCATCTTTTTTTAGCGCCTTGTGCTATCGCCATCAAATACGTCTCTTGTTTTTTCTCCAACTTTATCAGCTGCTCTTTCTACAGCATTACCAGCATCGCGTGCACCTTCTTTAGTGGCATCCCATGCATTATTTATAGCACGGCCTGTTCTGTCAAAAAAGTCACCAGTTCTGCTTACTACTTCTCCATCCTGTAGCCTTACTTCACGATCTTCCCTTCTTACGCGGCCATCTCTTGATACAACTGTACCATTCTCCAAAGTCACATCATTATCAGCATCTGTCCAGTTACCGTTGCGGTACACTCTTAACCTGTTGTCCCTGTAGGTAACATCACCATCTGAAGGAGTGCGATCCATTGTGGTATTCTCTGTAGTTGTTTCTGTAGTGGTGGTATTATCCTCACCTGTGTTGCATGCCGTAAAAGTGATGGCTGCTAAAGCAATTACAAATAATTTTTTCATAAGATCATTATCAAGTGTTTTTCCAGGTATGATAGTTCTTATTTATACCTGCACATGATCAAGATTCATATAAATTTCCATGCCATTGGCAAAGCACAAGCAGATAGTTTTTATAGTCAAAGCATACTAATCCATTAACTATTGCAGCTTCTATATTAAACTATATCAAGCTTTTACTGTCTCTGCTGCTGCACCTACATTTGTAATTGAAACAACCCTCAACTAACATGCGTTCACTTAATCTCCTTCTTTTGCTGCTGCCTTTTTTGTTTGTGCAATGCAAAAAAGAAACAGCAGTTGTCAGTACAGCTTCTATGTATTTTCCTCCAATAGGAAACGCAGGTTGGGAAACAACAACACCTGCATCATTAGGATGGAGTGAAGCAGCACTTAATGATGTCTATAGCTTATTGGAACAGAAGAAAACAAAAGCCTTCATCATTCTGAAAAATGGCCGCATTGTATCGGAGAAATATTTTGGAAGCTTTACTACTGACAGTAGCTGGTATTGGGCTTCGGCAGGTAAAACGCTCACTGCATTTTTGGTAGGTATTGCCCAGCAGGAAGGAAAAATAAATATTGATGCGCGTACATCACAATATTTAGGTACAGGTTGGACCGCTGCACCTTTAGCTAAAGAAAACCTCATCACTGTAAGGCACCAGCTTTCTATGACATCTGGCCTTGATGATATGGCCGCTACTGGTGCTGATTGTACCTTGCCTTCGTGCCTGCAGTACAAAGCCGACGCTGGTACTCGATGGTCCTATCACAATGCACCTTATACTTTGCTGGAAAAAGTAGTAGAGGCTGCCACTGGAACTTCTTACAACGCTTACTTTCAACAGAAGATCAGGGACAGGATCGGGATGAATGGGCTGTGGGTAAAAGTGGATAACAACAATGTATACTTTAGTACACCACGAAGCATGGCACGCTTTGGTTTGCTTATGCTCAACAAAGGAAAGTGGAACAGCACCTCCATCTTCTCCGACACAACCTACTTCAATAACCTGGTGAATTCTTCTCAAACCCTCAACCCTTCCTACGGTTACCTCACCTGGCTGAATGGCAAAGGCTCATATATGATGCCTACGCTACAGTTCTCATTCAATGGAAATCTAGTACCCAATGCTCCAACTGATATGTATGCAGCTTTGGGTAAGAACGACCAGAAGCTTTATGTAGTACCATCTCAACAACTGGTAATTATTCGTATGGGTGAAAGTGCTGGTAACAGTATGCTGGCAGCATCCACTTTTGATAATGAGCTTTGGGGCAAATTGAAGACACTACTGAAATATTGATCTGCTATCTCTTCACCTTGTGATGCTCGTAAGGGCTGGCAAGATCGTCTGCGCGGAACCAGCGGTAGCCGTATGCTTCCAGTATAATAGCATGTTCCTGTTTTTCCGATGCGATGCTTTCTTCATTGTTCATCAGGTCTATCAGTTTTTTGTGCCCCGACTGTTTCTTCTTTATTACTATCTCCTGCGGCTCGTCTTTAAAGTTGTGAAATATGAATAACGAATTCTCCCTCCAGTTGTACCTCATCCCCAGTACATGTTCAAAACCGGTGTCTACTATTTCCCAATCACCATGTCCAATTTCCGGGCATTCTTTGCGTAGCCTTATCAGCGCCGTCATCCAGTTGAGCAACGAAGACGGGTCGCGACGCTGATGTTCTACATTCACATGTTTATAAGAATAGTAACCTTCTTCAACAACGGGATGAACAAGCTTGGACGCCTTCGAAAAACCTGCACCCGCATCAGCAGACCATTGCATAGGTGTGCGTATGGCCTCCCGTTCAGGAAGCTCCAGGTTTTCGCCCATACCTATTTCATCGCCGTACCTGATCACTGGTGTACCTGGTAAAGAAAACATCAGGCTATAAGCTACCTCTACCTGCTGACGGTTACCAAGCATAGGAGCTAGTCTTCGGCGAATACCGCGGTCGTATAGCTGCATGTTTTTAGCAGGTCCAAATTTTTGAAAAACCTTTTCTCTTTCTTCATCTGTTAGTCGCCCCAGGTCCAGTTCGTCGTGGTTGCGTAGAAACTGCGCCCACTGGTTATATGGAAAGATCTCCTTTGTCCTCATCAGCGCATCCACCAGTGGTTTTACTTCGGCTGTTGCCAGTGTGTAAAAAGCATATTGATTCACAAAAAAATTGAACATCAGGTGTATGCCGTCACCATTCTCGCCAAAGTAGTTCTTGCTTTCTTCAGGTAAAACATTTGCTTCGCCTAAAAAGACAGCGTCTCCTTTTCGCCATTGCAAAAAGCGACGCATTTGTTTCAGGTATTCAAAACGCATCTGTGCCTTTTTGCCTGGTGCCGGTGCTTCCAGTATAAAGGGAACTGCATCTACCCGGAAGCCATCTACACCCAACTGCAGCCAGTATCCCATGATCCGCTCAATTTCTTTACGCACTTCAGGATTGTCTGTATTCAGATCAGGCTGGTAGTGGAAAAACCGGTGAAAGTAATAGGAGTTGGTTTTTTTCTCCAGTGTCCACGTCGTCTCTTGCACCCCGGGAAACACCATGCCTTCGTCGGCATTGGCGGGCTTTTCATCAGACCATACATACCAATTGCGGAAGCGCGCATCCTTGCTTCTGCACGCATTGATGAACCATGGATGTTTATCCGACGTATGATTTACCACCAGGTCTATGATCACTTTAATTCCTAGCTTTTTGGCTTTATAAATAAAGTCAACAAACTCGCCACTGGAGCCATGCCTTTCGTCCACACCATAATAGTCGTATATGTCGTAGCCGTTGTCTTTGTTGGGCGTAGGCTGAAAAGGTGCCAGCCAGATGGTATCCACACCTAATGCATGGAGATAATCAAGGCGCGCCGATAGCCCTTCAAAATCACCTGTGCCGTCACCGTTTGCGTCCATAAAAGTTTCTAAGTCCAGGCTGTAGATAACGGCGTTTTTATACCATAATTCATCTTCCATGAGTGCATTTTTTGTGTGAATGACCCGTACGGCAGCAAAAGAAATACCATGCATCCTGCAGTGCCAGGTGTAGAGCAGAACAGCCATCCATCGCAGTAAGTGCATAGGGAATTATTTATGCAACTGCAGTTTTTCCAATGGCATCGTTTTTATCGCTCTACAGTTTCTTTTCGGTA is a window encoding:
- a CDS encoding YqgE/AlgH family protein, with the translated sequence MKLKAGTIIKSTQALEATVFEDAIILVTELNDDGAVGFMLNKPFSRNLNELEEYQHLPPFPLYSGGPVDQEHVFFIHQRPDLVEGGEPVANGLFIGGSFKQVIEGISSRSISTKDIKIFIGYCGWDTGELQAEIDEGSWTVVEDEGFVFDLFT
- a CDS encoding Gmad2 immunoglobulin-like domain-containing protein, encoding MKQLFFLLFMMVFFTSCNNSNEPKQENSPRDTFVKKDTEPLRDTVEVDKPASKPYSNERFRNVTVEKVGENEYLVKGQAQVFEASFSWVIEDGHNELKQGHEMTDAGAPAWGNFSFRVQAKKERSNSVLHLILYEASAKDGSRQHLLPIPLR
- a CDS encoding DUF2628 domain-containing protein, translating into MDNATLYSAYFKSDSDYYLTRLQQYREGRKMSFNGYAFFFGVLWFMYRKMYVEAFIILFLIIVEGVIEEVLLESAGVPGSSGVNVISTIVIASILGVIGNSLYMKKAQRVVAKAKEENTDEQSMLQYLQEKGGTSYSFVLLIVVVIAAVVAYFYSLNN
- a CDS encoding DUF6799 domain-containing protein; the encoded protein is MKKLFVIALAAITFTACNTGEDNTTTTETTTENTTMDRTPSDGDVTYRDNRLRVYRNGNWTDADNDVTLENGTVVSRDGRVRREDREVRLQDGEVVSRTGDFFDRTGRAINNAWDATKEGARDAGNAVERAADKVGEKTRDVFDGDSTRR
- a CDS encoding serine hydrolase domain-containing protein; amino-acid sequence: MRSLNLLLLLLPFLFVQCKKETAVVSTASMYFPPIGNAGWETTTPASLGWSEAALNDVYSLLEQKKTKAFIILKNGRIVSEKYFGSFTTDSSWYWASAGKTLTAFLVGIAQQEGKINIDARTSQYLGTGWTAAPLAKENLITVRHQLSMTSGLDDMAATGADCTLPSCLQYKADAGTRWSYHNAPYTLLEKVVEAATGTSYNAYFQQKIRDRIGMNGLWVKVDNNNVYFSTPRSMARFGLLMLNKGKWNSTSIFSDTTYFNNLVNSSQTLNPSYGYLTWLNGKGSYMMPTLQFSFNGNLVPNAPTDMYAALGKNDQKLYVVPSQQLVIIRMGESAGNSMLAASTFDNELWGKLKTLLKY
- a CDS encoding alpha-amylase family protein, whose product is MEDELWYKNAVIYSLDLETFMDANGDGTGDFEGLSARLDYLHALGVDTIWLAPFQPTPNKDNGYDIYDYYGVDERHGSSGEFVDFIYKAKKLGIKVIIDLVVNHTSDKHPWFINACRSKDARFRNWYVWSDEKPANADEGMVFPGVQETTWTLEKKTNSYYFHRFFHYQPDLNTDNPEVRKEIERIMGYWLQLGVDGFRVDAVPFILEAPAPGKKAQMRFEYLKQMRRFLQWRKGDAVFLGEANVLPEESKNYFGENGDGIHLMFNFFVNQYAFYTLATAEVKPLVDALMRTKEIFPYNQWAQFLRNHDELDLGRLTDEEREKVFQKFGPAKNMQLYDRGIRRRLAPMLGNRQQVEVAYSLMFSLPGTPVIRYGDEIGMGENLELPEREAIRTPMQWSADAGAGFSKASKLVHPVVEEGYYSYKHVNVEHQRRDPSSLLNWMTALIRLRKECPEIGHGDWEIVDTGFEHVLGMRYNWRENSLFIFHNFKDEPQEIVIKKKQSGHKKLIDLMNNEESIASEKQEHAIILEAYGYRWFRADDLASPYEHHKVKR